One region of Glutamicibacter sp. B1 genomic DNA includes:
- the ctaD gene encoding aa3-type cytochrome oxidase subunit I: MTTFEYASDDVKSIAPAVVPKSKGRLFVDYITSTDHKKIGYMYLISSFVLFCVGGVMALLIRAELFEPGMQILQTKEQYNQLFTMHGTVMLLMFATPLFAGFANVMMPLQIGSPDVAFPRLNALAFWFFLMGSLIALAGYLTPQGAASFGWFAYAPLSNTTFSPGVGGDLWVFGLALSGFGTILGAVNFITTIICLRAPGMTMWRMSIFSWNTLITSLLILMAFPPLAAALFALGADRRFGAHIFDPDNGGAVLWQHLFWFFGHPEVYIIALPFFGIVSEIFPVFSRKPIFGYKGLVFATISIAALSVSVWAHHMYVTGSVMLPFFGFMTMLIAVPTGVKFFNWIGTLWRGSITFETPMLWSIGFMITFLFGGLTGIILSAPALDFHVSDSYFVVAHFHYVVFGTVVFAMFAGFYFWWPKWTGKLLNERLGKIHFWMLFIGFHGTFLIQHWLGVMGMPRRYADYMPEDGFTTMNQVSTVFAFILGASMIPFFWNVWTTFRYGKKLEVDDPWGFGASLEWATSCPPPRHNFHSIPRIRSERPALDLHHPELSGRVTPETPVAKIFGPADQKDL; this comes from the coding sequence ATGACTACGTTTGAATACGCAAGTGACGACGTCAAGTCGATTGCCCCAGCCGTGGTGCCGAAGTCAAAGGGTCGCCTCTTCGTCGACTACATCACTTCGACCGACCACAAGAAGATCGGGTACATGTACCTGATCAGCTCGTTCGTTCTGTTCTGTGTTGGTGGCGTCATGGCGCTGCTGATTCGTGCAGAGCTGTTCGAACCAGGTATGCAGATCCTGCAGACCAAGGAACAGTACAACCAGCTGTTCACCATGCATGGCACCGTCATGCTGCTGATGTTTGCAACTCCGCTCTTCGCAGGTTTCGCAAACGTTATGATGCCTCTGCAGATCGGTTCCCCAGATGTGGCCTTCCCACGTCTGAACGCACTGGCTTTCTGGTTCTTCCTCATGGGCTCGCTGATCGCATTGGCCGGCTACCTCACCCCACAGGGTGCAGCTAGCTTCGGTTGGTTCGCTTACGCACCATTGTCGAACACCACCTTCTCGCCTGGTGTCGGTGGAGACCTCTGGGTCTTCGGTCTGGCACTCTCGGGCTTCGGTACCATCTTGGGTGCCGTCAACTTCATCACCACGATCATCTGCCTGCGTGCCCCTGGTATGACCATGTGGCGCATGTCGATCTTCTCGTGGAACACGCTGATCACCTCGTTGCTGATCCTGATGGCCTTCCCACCACTGGCAGCTGCGCTGTTCGCACTGGGTGCTGATCGTCGCTTCGGCGCACACATCTTTGATCCTGATAATGGCGGTGCCGTTCTATGGCAGCACCTGTTCTGGTTCTTCGGTCACCCTGAGGTGTACATTATTGCGTTGCCGTTCTTCGGTATCGTCTCGGAGATCTTCCCGGTCTTCAGCCGCAAGCCGATCTTCGGTTACAAGGGTCTGGTCTTCGCGACCATCTCGATTGCTGCACTGTCGGTTTCCGTGTGGGCTCACCACATGTACGTGACCGGTTCGGTAATGTTGCCATTCTTCGGCTTCATGACCATGCTGATCGCTGTGCCAACCGGTGTGAAGTTCTTCAACTGGATCGGTACCCTGTGGCGCGGTTCGATTACCTTCGAAACCCCAATGCTGTGGAGCATCGGCTTCATGATCACCTTCTTGTTCGGTGGTCTGACCGGTATTATCCTTTCCGCACCTGCACTGGACTTCCACGTCTCTGACTCCTACTTCGTGGTGGCACACTTCCACTACGTGGTCTTCGGTACCGTGGTCTTCGCTATGTTCGCGGGCTTCTACTTCTGGTGGCCAAAGTGGACCGGCAAGCTGCTCAACGAGCGCCTTGGCAAGATTCACTTCTGGATGCTGTTCATCGGCTTCCACGGAACCTTCTTGATCCAGCACTGGCTAGGTGTCATGGGTATGCCACGTCGTTACGCCGACTACATGCCTGAAGATGGTTTCACCACCATGAACCAGGTTTCGACTGTCTTTGCATTCATCTTGGGCGCATCGATGATCCCATTCTTCTGGAACGTATGGACCACTTTCCGCTACGGAAAGAAGCTTGAAGTTGATGATCCATGGGGCTTCGGTGCTTCGCTGGAGTGGGCTACCTCTTGCCCACCACCACGTCACAACTTCCACTCGATTCCACGCATCCGTTCGGAGCGCCCAGCTCTGGATCTGCACCACCCGGAACTGAGCGGTCGTGTTACCCCGGAAACCCCGGTTGCAAAGATCTTCGGCCCTGCTGATCAGAAGGATCTGTAA
- a CDS encoding HesB/IscA family protein yields MTAAVDQTKGDPTELPTHEVNLSDVAADKVRSLLEQEGRDDLRLRIAVQPGGCSGLIYQLYFDERMLDGDAVRNFDGVEVIVDKMSVPYLAGASIDFEDTISKQGFTIDNPTASGSCACGDSFH; encoded by the coding sequence ATGACTGCAGCTGTTGACCAAACCAAGGGTGACCCAACTGAGTTGCCAACACACGAGGTAAACCTTTCCGACGTAGCCGCCGACAAGGTGCGTTCATTGTTGGAACAGGAAGGTCGCGATGACCTGCGTCTTCGCATTGCTGTGCAGCCAGGTGGCTGCTCGGGCCTGATTTACCAGCTTTACTTCGACGAGCGCATGCTTGACGGAGATGCTGTGCGTAACTTTGACGGTGTTGAGGTCATCGTCGACAAGATGAGTGTTCCTTACCTTGCTGGCGCGTCCATCGACTTCGAGGACACCATCTCCAAGCAGGGGTTCACCATCGATAACCCAACCGCTTCCGGCTCGTGCGCTTGTGGAGATTCCTTCCACTAA
- a CDS encoding GntR family transcriptional regulator, which yields MRHAPQPKVEAYLDPSSKQSKYRQIREILKTHAREACKPGYKLPPERELAEHFGVARKTIRQAIDALVDEQVLKRVVGIGTFVVPEKLDLRVRLHSYSEDMMRRGMVPDAHVLEFAEIKANANLALQLMVDEGTPVVQFKRLLLADGTPMSLDENYMPADLVPGFVDGEPPSKLYQALHERYGILLEWGEDQVESTAASKRQAHLLGVEQGFPLLQITRYAYIGERLADYSVSLYRSDRYKLFVPLQRVGTRTPRYTDSF from the coding sequence ATGCGCCACGCACCCCAGCCAAAGGTCGAGGCCTATCTTGATCCCAGTAGTAAACAAAGCAAGTATCGCCAGATTCGCGAGATCCTTAAGACTCACGCCCGTGAGGCCTGCAAACCCGGTTACAAGCTGCCCCCTGAGCGCGAACTTGCCGAACACTTTGGCGTGGCGCGTAAGACCATCAGACAGGCCATAGATGCGCTGGTTGATGAACAGGTACTCAAGCGAGTCGTCGGTATCGGTACGTTTGTGGTTCCAGAGAAACTCGACCTGCGTGTCAGGCTGCATTCTTATTCTGAAGACATGATGCGTCGTGGCATGGTTCCGGATGCGCACGTTTTGGAGTTTGCAGAAATCAAGGCCAACGCTAATCTGGCGTTGCAGCTCATGGTGGACGAGGGGACACCGGTAGTCCAATTCAAACGTCTGTTGCTGGCCGACGGCACCCCAATGAGCCTTGACGAAAACTACATGCCGGCAGATCTAGTTCCCGGCTTTGTTGATGGTGAACCACCCTCCAAGCTGTACCAGGCGCTGCACGAACGCTACGGAATTCTTTTGGAGTGGGGTGAGGATCAAGTCGAAAGTACAGCTGCAAGCAAACGACAGGCGCACCTACTCGGTGTTGAACAAGGGTTCCCGTTGCTGCAGATCACCCGATATGCGTACATTGGCGAGCGGCTAGCCGACTACTCGGTGTCGCTGTACCGTTCGGATCGTTACAAGCTCTTTGTTCCACTGCAACGCGTTGGAACACGCACTCCTCGCTACACCGACTCTTTCTAA
- the qcrB gene encoding cytochrome bc1 complex cytochrome b subunit has product MTTTNEYQATTSTGRIANFVDSRVGASAIVKEFGRKIFPDHWSFMFGEVAMYTFVLLLLSGTFLTFFFDPSMAHVVYDGSYVPMKGLGMSTAMSSTMEISFDVRGGLFMRQVHHWSALLFVASLSVHMLRVFFTGAFRRPRELNWVVGGVLLIMGLAAGFTGYSLPDDLLSGNGLRIIDGVMKALPIVGTYLSMFFFGGEFPGEHVIPRLYSLHIMIVPAVIILLIVIHLFMVVTHKHTQYPGPGRTNDNVVGFPVGPVYAAKAGGFFFIVFGIVAFIAGLFQINPIWNYGPYDPSPVSAGTQPDWYIGFVDGALRLMPGVLGNFSFEWHIPFPWGTNTLVLSVLLPALVPAGALFAVMFAWPWIERWVTKDNREHHLLDRPRNAPFRTAMGVAGVIFYSVMWAAASSDLIATHFHVALNDVTYWLRALFFIGPILGFWLTRRICLSLQRKDREIVLHGREAGIIQMSPEGGFSEKHEEIDVYKRYLLTNFVDRQYIPAEPDAAGHISRKEKRRAMISKFFFEDRVAPVTPSELEAAHAAHGHHEVEGDKQDSIEK; this is encoded by the coding sequence ATGACGACAACTAACGAATACCAGGCAACGACCTCTACCGGTCGTATCGCCAACTTCGTGGATTCACGTGTTGGTGCCTCGGCCATCGTCAAGGAATTCGGTCGCAAGATCTTCCCTGACCACTGGTCGTTCATGTTTGGTGAAGTGGCGATGTACACCTTCGTACTGTTGCTGCTTTCGGGTACCTTCCTGACCTTCTTCTTCGATCCGTCCATGGCCCACGTGGTCTACGACGGCTCGTATGTGCCAATGAAGGGTCTTGGCATGTCGACCGCGATGTCTTCCACCATGGAGATCTCCTTCGACGTGCGCGGTGGCCTGTTCATGCGTCAGGTACACCACTGGTCGGCACTGCTCTTCGTAGCATCGCTGTCCGTTCACATGCTGCGCGTGTTCTTCACCGGTGCATTCCGTCGCCCACGTGAATTGAACTGGGTTGTCGGTGGCGTACTGCTGATCATGGGTCTGGCTGCTGGCTTCACCGGCTACTCCCTGCCCGATGATCTGCTTTCCGGTAACGGTCTTCGCATTATTGATGGCGTTATGAAGGCACTGCCAATCGTTGGTACTTACCTCTCGATGTTCTTCTTCGGTGGCGAGTTCCCAGGCGAGCACGTGATCCCACGTCTGTACTCGCTGCACATCATGATCGTGCCTGCCGTGATCATCTTGCTGATCGTGATCCACCTGTTCATGGTTGTGACTCACAAGCACACCCAGTACCCAGGCCCAGGTCGCACCAACGACAACGTTGTTGGCTTCCCAGTTGGTCCGGTCTACGCTGCAAAGGCTGGTGGATTCTTCTTCATCGTCTTCGGCATCGTAGCCTTCATCGCAGGTCTCTTCCAGATCAACCCGATCTGGAACTACGGACCATACGACCCATCCCCTGTTTCGGCTGGTACCCAGCCGGACTGGTACATCGGTTTCGTTGATGGTGCTCTGCGTTTGATGCCAGGTGTACTTGGCAACTTCAGCTTCGAGTGGCACATCCCATTCCCATGGGGTACCAACACTCTGGTTCTCTCGGTACTGCTTCCTGCTCTGGTTCCTGCAGGCGCACTGTTCGCGGTCATGTTCGCATGGCCATGGATCGAGCGTTGGGTCACCAAGGACAACCGCGAGCACCACTTGCTGGATCGTCCACGTAACGCACCGTTCCGTACCGCCATGGGTGTAGCCGGCGTGATCTTCTACAGCGTGATGTGGGCAGCTGCATCCTCTGACTTGATCGCAACTCACTTCCACGTGGCACTGAACGACGTAACCTACTGGCTGCGTGCACTGTTCTTCATTGGCCCAATCCTGGGCTTCTGGCTGACCCGTCGCATCTGCCTGTCCTTGCAGCGTAAGGATCGCGAGATCGTACTGCACGGTCGCGAAGCTGGCATTATCCAGATGTCGCCAGAGGGCGGCTTCAGTGAGAAGCACGAAGAGATCGACGTTTACAAGCGTTACCTCTTGACTAACTTCGTGGATCGCCAGTACATTCCGGCTGAGCCTGATGCCGCTGGCCACATCTCCCGCAAGGAGAAGCGCCGCGCAATGATCTCGAAGTTCTTCTTCGAAGATCGCGTCGCCCCGGTAACCCCATCGGAACTGGAAGCAGCACATGCTGCTCACGGTCACCATGAGGTTGAGGGTGACAAGCAGGACTCGATCGAGAAGTAA
- the ctaC gene encoding aa3-type cytochrome oxidase subunit II: protein MSSQDRTGSRGSAKAKVLALVGTGALLLTGCSAEAKRGWLPNVERDTTNHTAAIQDFWVHSWIAVIVIGIMTWGLMLWCIIAYRRRKNDTGYPRQLSYNMPLEIFYTAIPLVLVLVFFSFNNTLEKSINKPVDSEVVVDVRAKQWSWDFNYTYQGTEKHFAGTQAHLHTDGSEGAREELPTLYLPAGKTVQLDLNSRDVIHSFWVPAFLQKLDMIPGKTNHIYLTPQVEGSYDGKCAELCGEYHSEMLFNVEVVSEAEFKAQLAKMDDGHIGEEYDRQPDAVNGVVVEHGEGE from the coding sequence GTGAGTTCGCAAGACCGAACCGGCAGTCGCGGGTCAGCTAAAGCCAAAGTTCTGGCTTTAGTCGGCACTGGCGCACTGCTGTTGACGGGATGTTCAGCGGAGGCCAAACGCGGTTGGCTCCCTAACGTGGAGCGTGACACCACTAACCACACTGCTGCAATCCAGGACTTCTGGGTTCACTCGTGGATCGCTGTGATTGTCATCGGCATTATGACTTGGGGCTTGATGCTTTGGTGCATCATCGCTTACCGTCGCCGCAAGAATGACACCGGCTACCCACGCCAGCTGAGCTACAACATGCCATTGGAGATCTTCTACACGGCCATTCCTTTGGTCCTTGTTCTGGTCTTCTTCAGCTTCAACAACACCCTGGAAAAGAGCATCAACAAGCCTGTTGATTCCGAGGTCGTAGTAGACGTTCGAGCCAAGCAGTGGTCTTGGGACTTCAACTACACCTACCAGGGCACCGAGAAGCACTTCGCCGGTACCCAGGCTCACCTGCACACCGATGGCTCGGAAGGCGCTCGTGAAGAACTGCCGACCTTGTACTTGCCAGCAGGCAAGACGGTACAGCTGGACCTGAACAGCCGCGACGTCATCCACTCGTTCTGGGTACCAGCCTTCTTGCAGAAGCTGGACATGATCCCAGGCAAGACCAACCACATCTACTTGACCCCTCAGGTTGAAGGTAGCTACGACGGAAAGTGCGCCGAACTTTGCGGCGAGTACCACTCCGAGATGCTCTTCAATGTAGAGGTTGTCAGCGAGGCAGAGTTCAAGGCTCAGCTCGCCAAGATGGACGATGGTCACATCGGTGAAGAATACGATCGTCAGCCCGATGCGGTTAACGGTGTCGTAGTAGAACACGGGGAAGGAGAGTAA
- a CDS encoding cytochrome c oxidase subunit 4: protein MKVESWIFLGGVFFFTPVAIVYGYMTNWSEWVGFLALLMLVGLSAMVGWYLLFTAKRVGPRPEDRVDGEIHENAGDIGMFSPWSWWPLVLAGSAAISFLGIAVGWWVFFIGAGLAVVGLVGWVYEYSRGDHAH, encoded by the coding sequence ATGAAAGTTGAATCCTGGATTTTCTTAGGTGGCGTTTTCTTCTTCACCCCTGTGGCCATCGTTTATGGCTACATGACCAACTGGAGCGAATGGGTAGGCTTCCTCGCATTGCTCATGTTGGTCGGCCTGTCCGCAATGGTTGGCTGGTACTTGCTCTTCACCGCTAAGCGCGTTGGTCCTCGTCCAGAGGACCGCGTTGACGGTGAAATCCACGAGAACGCCGGTGACATCGGAATGTTCTCGCCATGGAGCTGGTGGCCACTAGTACTTGCCGGCTCAGCAGCAATCTCCTTCTTGGGTATTGCCGTTGGCTGGTGGGTCTTCTTCATCGGTGCCGGACTTGCCGTTGTAGGTCTGGTTGGCTGGGTTTACGAATACAGCCGTGGAGACCACGCACACTAA